In Cicer arietinum cultivar CDC Frontier isolate Library 1 chromosome 7, Cicar.CDCFrontier_v2.0, whole genome shotgun sequence, a single window of DNA contains:
- the LOC101492032 gene encoding extra-large guanine nucleotide-binding protein 1-like isoform X2: protein MKYSIAVEYKGPPPAYHLPHAAPVDGIPVSAEVSHVPSFDTPSLSVISQPMSELKSLSSSSAIAFDRSNCSGRTTVSPTSVIAFDNEAGESNGVSESSCELSSKHSRESSNSMLRNSKESLDFNDSDYASSRVSFSKNNNEPIATFNMDADDCEPVEPVKKESIRKGKKGSCYRCLKGNRLTEKEACLVCDAKYCGNCVLRGMGSMPEGRKCVGCIGYPINESKRGSLGKCSRMLKRLLNRLEVRQVMKAESLCEVNQLPPNCVCVNGNPLSFEELVTLQNCSNPPKKLKPGNYWYDKVSGFWGKEGQKPCSIISPHLNVGGPIKPDASNGNTQVFINGREITKVELRMLQLAGVQCAGNPHFWVNEDGSYQEEGQKNTRGYIWGKAGTKLVCVFLSLPVPSKYSTSCGFLSSNVVTRTVPDYVEHGIVHKFLLVGYSGSGTSTIFKQAKILYKNTPFSEDERGNIKLTIQINVYAYLGILLEGRERFEEESLGNLKKSQSLLYTTGKLDAIFPAATCEYAPLIEELWNDSAIKATYERRNEIEMLPSVASYFLERAVQILKTDYEPSDLDILYAEGVTSSNGLASVEFSFPQSAPEETGDTADLHDSLARYELITIHARGLGENCKWLEMFEDVGLVIFCVSLSDYNQFSTDGNGCLTNKMILSRKLFETIVTHPTFEQMDFLLILNKLDEFEEKIEHVPLTQCDWFSDFHPVSSHNRPGSNNNSINNNPSLSQLASHYIAVKFKRLYSSLTGQNLYVSSVKGLEPDSVDATLKYGKEILKWNQEKANFSLSDDSMHSIDASSFSH from the exons ATGAAGTACTCGATTGCCGTGGAGTACAAAGGACCGCCGCCGGCCTACCATCTTCCCCATGCAGCACCGGTCGACGGCATTCCGGTCTCCGCAGAGGTTTCGCATGTTCCTTCCTTCGACACTCCTTCATTATCGGTAATTTCGCAACCAATGTCAGAGCTAAAATCACTCAGCTCATCTTCGGCTATCGCCTTTGACCGGAGCAACTGTTCCGGTAGAACAACGGTGTCTCCGACGTCGGTGATCGCCTTCGATAATGAAGCCGGTGAGAGCAACGGTGTGTCAGAGTCATCATGCGAATTGAGTAGCAAACATTCGCGCGAATCTTCAAACTCAATGTTGAGAAATTCCAAAGAGAGTTTAGATTTCAACGATTCAGATTACGCATCGTCTCGTGTTTCTTTCTCAAAAAACAACAACGAACCTATTGCAACTTTCAACATGGATGCTGATGACTGTGAACCGGTTGAGCCGGTCAAAAAAGAGTCCATTAGGAAAGGGAAGAAAGGGTCGTGTTACCGGTGTTTGAAAGGTAACAGGTTAACGGAGAAAGAAGCGTGTCTTGTTTGTGATGCAAAGTATTGTGGGAATTGTGTGTTGAGAGGTATGGGATCAATGCCAGAAGGTAGAAAATGTGTTGGTTGTATTGGATATCCGATTAACGAGTCTAAAAGGGGTAGTTTGGGAAAATGTTCTAGGATGCTTAAAAGACTGCTTAATCGTTTGGAGGTTAGACAGGTAATGAAGGCTGAGAGTTTATGTGAAGTGAATCAGCTTCCTCCTAACTGTGTTTGTGTTAATGGAAATCCTCTTTCATTTGAGGAATTAGTTACATTGCAAAACTGTTCTAACCCTCCTAAAAAATTAAAGCCAGGGAACTATTGGTATGATAAAGTATCTGGTTTTTGGGGGAAG GAAGGACAGAAGCCTTGTAGTATTATTAGTCCTCATTTGAATGTTGGAGGTCCCATCAAACCGGATGCTAGCAATGGAAACACTCAGGTTTTCATCAATGGTCGAGAAATAACAAAAGTAGAGCTTCGGATGTTGCAG TTGGCGGGGGTTCAGTGTGCTGGTAACCCACATTTTTGGGTCAATGAAGATGGTTCATATCAAGAAGAGGGACAAAAGAATACCAGAGGATATATATGGGGAAAG GCTGGAACAAAGCTTGTATGCGTCTTCCTTTCCCTGCCAGTTCCTTCGAAATATTCAACTTCATGCGGGTTTCTATCCTCCAATGTGGTTACCAGAACGGTTCCTGATTACGTTGAGCATGGAATAGTTCACAAGTTCCTCTTAGTTGGTTATAGTGGTTCTGGGACAAGCACTATTTTTAAGCAG gCCAAGATTCTTTACAAAAACACCCCCTTCTCAGAAGATGAACGTGGAAATATAAAGTTGACTATTCAGATCAATGTCTATGCCTATCTTGGCATACTCCTTGAGGGTCGTGAGCGTTTTGAAGAAGAAAGTCTGGGGAATTTAAAGAAAAGTCAATCTTTACTTTATACTACAG GCAAGCTTGATGCTATCTTTCCAGCCGCTACTTGTGAATATGCTCCATTGATAGAGGAGTTATGGAATGATTCGGCCATTAAAGCCACTTATGAAAGaagaaatgaaattgaaatgcTACCCAGTGTTGCCAGTTATTTCTTAGAGCGG GCTGTTCAGATACTGAAGACTGATTATGAACCCTCGGATTTAGATATCCTTTATGCTGAAGGAGTTACTTCATCCAATGGGCTGGCTAGTGTAGAGTTTTCATTTCCTCAATCAGCTCCTGAGGAAACGGGTGACACTGCTGATCTACATGATTCTTTGGCTAg ATATGAGTTAATTACAATACATGCAAGAGGGCTAGGAGAAAATTGCAAGTGGCTAGAAATGTTTGAGGATGTTGGATTGGTCATCTTCTGTGTTTCCTTGAGTGattataatcaattttctaCTGACGGAAATGGTTGTCTGACAAACAAGATGATATTGAGCAGGAAACTTTTTGAAACCATTGTTACTCATCCAACTTTTGAGCAAATGGACTTCCTGTTGATATTAAATAAACTAGACGAGTTTGAGGAGAAAATAGAACATGTTCCACTGACTCAGTGTGACTGGTTCTCTGATTTTCATCCAGTAAGTAGCCATAATCGCCCTggcagcaacaacaacagcaTTAACAATAACCCCTCCCTAAGCCAGCTTGCTTCCCATTATATAGCAGTTAAGTTTAAGAGGCTTTATTCATCTCTTACAGGGCAAAACTTGTATGTGTCCTCGGTGAAGGGGCTGGAACCTGATAGTGTTGATGCAACACTGAAATATGGAAAGGAGATTTTAAAGTGGAACCAGGAGAAAGCAAACTTTAGCCTAAGTGATGACTCAATGCATAGCATCGATGCAAGTTCATTCTCTCATTGA
- the LOC101492032 gene encoding extra-large guanine nucleotide-binding protein 1-like isoform X1, giving the protein MKYSIAVEYKGPPPAYHLPHAAPVDGIPVSAEVSHVPSFDTPSLSVISQPMSELKSLSSSSAIAFDRSNCSGRTTVSPTSVIAFDNEAGESNGVSESSCELSSKHSRESSNSMLRNSKESLDFNDSDYASSRVSFSKNNNEPIATFNMDADDCEPVEPVKKESIRKGKKGSCYRCLKGNRLTEKEACLVCDAKYCGNCVLRGMGSMPEGRKCVGCIGYPINESKRGSLGKCSRMLKRLLNRLEVRQVMKAESLCEVNQLPPNCVCVNGNPLSFEELVTLQNCSNPPKKLKPGNYWYDKVSGFWGKEGQKPCSIISPHLNVGGPIKPDASNGNTQVFINGREITKVELRMLQLAGVQCAGNPHFWVNEDGSYQEEGQKNTRGYIWGKAGTKLVCVFLSLPVPSKYSTSCGFLSSNVVTRTVPDYVEHGIVHKFLLVGYSGSGTSTIFKQAKILYKNTPFSEDERGNIKLTIQINVYAYLGILLEGRERFEEESLGNLKKSQSLLYTTGSSPKLGSKTIYSIGTRLKAFSDWLLKTMVSGKLDAIFPAATCEYAPLIEELWNDSAIKATYERRNEIEMLPSVASYFLERAVQILKTDYEPSDLDILYAEGVTSSNGLASVEFSFPQSAPEETGDTADLHDSLARYELITIHARGLGENCKWLEMFEDVGLVIFCVSLSDYNQFSTDGNGCLTNKMILSRKLFETIVTHPTFEQMDFLLILNKLDEFEEKIEHVPLTQCDWFSDFHPVSSHNRPGSNNNSINNNPSLSQLASHYIAVKFKRLYSSLTGQNLYVSSVKGLEPDSVDATLKYGKEILKWNQEKANFSLSDDSMHSIDASSFSH; this is encoded by the exons ATGAAGTACTCGATTGCCGTGGAGTACAAAGGACCGCCGCCGGCCTACCATCTTCCCCATGCAGCACCGGTCGACGGCATTCCGGTCTCCGCAGAGGTTTCGCATGTTCCTTCCTTCGACACTCCTTCATTATCGGTAATTTCGCAACCAATGTCAGAGCTAAAATCACTCAGCTCATCTTCGGCTATCGCCTTTGACCGGAGCAACTGTTCCGGTAGAACAACGGTGTCTCCGACGTCGGTGATCGCCTTCGATAATGAAGCCGGTGAGAGCAACGGTGTGTCAGAGTCATCATGCGAATTGAGTAGCAAACATTCGCGCGAATCTTCAAACTCAATGTTGAGAAATTCCAAAGAGAGTTTAGATTTCAACGATTCAGATTACGCATCGTCTCGTGTTTCTTTCTCAAAAAACAACAACGAACCTATTGCAACTTTCAACATGGATGCTGATGACTGTGAACCGGTTGAGCCGGTCAAAAAAGAGTCCATTAGGAAAGGGAAGAAAGGGTCGTGTTACCGGTGTTTGAAAGGTAACAGGTTAACGGAGAAAGAAGCGTGTCTTGTTTGTGATGCAAAGTATTGTGGGAATTGTGTGTTGAGAGGTATGGGATCAATGCCAGAAGGTAGAAAATGTGTTGGTTGTATTGGATATCCGATTAACGAGTCTAAAAGGGGTAGTTTGGGAAAATGTTCTAGGATGCTTAAAAGACTGCTTAATCGTTTGGAGGTTAGACAGGTAATGAAGGCTGAGAGTTTATGTGAAGTGAATCAGCTTCCTCCTAACTGTGTTTGTGTTAATGGAAATCCTCTTTCATTTGAGGAATTAGTTACATTGCAAAACTGTTCTAACCCTCCTAAAAAATTAAAGCCAGGGAACTATTGGTATGATAAAGTATCTGGTTTTTGGGGGAAG GAAGGACAGAAGCCTTGTAGTATTATTAGTCCTCATTTGAATGTTGGAGGTCCCATCAAACCGGATGCTAGCAATGGAAACACTCAGGTTTTCATCAATGGTCGAGAAATAACAAAAGTAGAGCTTCGGATGTTGCAG TTGGCGGGGGTTCAGTGTGCTGGTAACCCACATTTTTGGGTCAATGAAGATGGTTCATATCAAGAAGAGGGACAAAAGAATACCAGAGGATATATATGGGGAAAG GCTGGAACAAAGCTTGTATGCGTCTTCCTTTCCCTGCCAGTTCCTTCGAAATATTCAACTTCATGCGGGTTTCTATCCTCCAATGTGGTTACCAGAACGGTTCCTGATTACGTTGAGCATGGAATAGTTCACAAGTTCCTCTTAGTTGGTTATAGTGGTTCTGGGACAAGCACTATTTTTAAGCAG gCCAAGATTCTTTACAAAAACACCCCCTTCTCAGAAGATGAACGTGGAAATATAAAGTTGACTATTCAGATCAATGTCTATGCCTATCTTGGCATACTCCTTGAGGGTCGTGAGCGTTTTGAAGAAGAAAGTCTGGGGAATTTAAAGAAAAGTCAATCTTTACTTTATACTACAG GAAGCAGTCCAAAACTTGGCAGCAAGACAATTTATTCGATTGGCACAAGACTGAAAGCATTCTCTGATTGGCTGCTGAAAACAATGGTTTCAGGCAAGCTTGATGCTATCTTTCCAGCCGCTACTTGTGAATATGCTCCATTGATAGAGGAGTTATGGAATGATTCGGCCATTAAAGCCACTTATGAAAGaagaaatgaaattgaaatgcTACCCAGTGTTGCCAGTTATTTCTTAGAGCGG GCTGTTCAGATACTGAAGACTGATTATGAACCCTCGGATTTAGATATCCTTTATGCTGAAGGAGTTACTTCATCCAATGGGCTGGCTAGTGTAGAGTTTTCATTTCCTCAATCAGCTCCTGAGGAAACGGGTGACACTGCTGATCTACATGATTCTTTGGCTAg ATATGAGTTAATTACAATACATGCAAGAGGGCTAGGAGAAAATTGCAAGTGGCTAGAAATGTTTGAGGATGTTGGATTGGTCATCTTCTGTGTTTCCTTGAGTGattataatcaattttctaCTGACGGAAATGGTTGTCTGACAAACAAGATGATATTGAGCAGGAAACTTTTTGAAACCATTGTTACTCATCCAACTTTTGAGCAAATGGACTTCCTGTTGATATTAAATAAACTAGACGAGTTTGAGGAGAAAATAGAACATGTTCCACTGACTCAGTGTGACTGGTTCTCTGATTTTCATCCAGTAAGTAGCCATAATCGCCCTggcagcaacaacaacagcaTTAACAATAACCCCTCCCTAAGCCAGCTTGCTTCCCATTATATAGCAGTTAAGTTTAAGAGGCTTTATTCATCTCTTACAGGGCAAAACTTGTATGTGTCCTCGGTGAAGGGGCTGGAACCTGATAGTGTTGATGCAACACTGAAATATGGAAAGGAGATTTTAAAGTGGAACCAGGAGAAAGCAAACTTTAGCCTAAGTGATGACTCAATGCATAGCATCGATGCAAGTTCATTCTCTCATTGA
- the LOC101492032 gene encoding extra-large guanine nucleotide-binding protein 1-like isoform X3, with protein sequence MKYSIAVEYKGPPPAYHLPHAAPVDGIPVSAEVSHVPSFDTPSLSVISQPMSELKSLSSSSAIAFDRSNCSGRTTVSPTSVIAFDNEAGESNGVSESSCELSSKHSRESSNSMLRNSKESLDFNDSDYASSRVSFSKNNNEPIATFNMDADDCEPVEPVKKESIRKGKKGSCYRCLKGNRLTEKEACLVCDAKYCGNCVLRGMGSMPEGRKCVGCIGYPINESKRGSLGKCSRMLKRLLNRLEVRQVMKAESLCEVNQLPPNCVCVNGNPLSFEELVTLQNCSNPPKKLKPGNYWYDKVSGFWGKEGQKPCSIISPHLNVGGPIKPDASNGNTQVFINGREITKVELRMLQLAGVQCAGNPHFWVNEDGSYQEEGQKNTRGYIWGKAGTKLVCVFLSLPVPSKYSTSCGFLSSNVVTRTVPDYVEHGIVHKFLLVGYSGSGTSTIFKQAKILYKNTPFSEDERGNIKLTIQINVYAYLGILLEGRERFEEESLGNLKKSQSLLYTTGSSPKLGSKTIYSIGTRLKAFSDWLLKTMVSGKLDAIFPAATCEYAPLIEELWNDSAIKATYERRNEIEMLPSVASYFLERAVQILKTDYEPSDLDILYAEGVTSSNGLASVEFSFPQSAPEETGDTADLHDSLARYELITIHARGLGENCKWLEMFEDVGLVIFCVSLSDYNQFSTDGNGCLTNKMILSRKLFETIVTHPTFEQMDFLLILNKLDEFEEKIEHVPLTQCDWFSDFHPGKTCMCPR encoded by the exons ATGAAGTACTCGATTGCCGTGGAGTACAAAGGACCGCCGCCGGCCTACCATCTTCCCCATGCAGCACCGGTCGACGGCATTCCGGTCTCCGCAGAGGTTTCGCATGTTCCTTCCTTCGACACTCCTTCATTATCGGTAATTTCGCAACCAATGTCAGAGCTAAAATCACTCAGCTCATCTTCGGCTATCGCCTTTGACCGGAGCAACTGTTCCGGTAGAACAACGGTGTCTCCGACGTCGGTGATCGCCTTCGATAATGAAGCCGGTGAGAGCAACGGTGTGTCAGAGTCATCATGCGAATTGAGTAGCAAACATTCGCGCGAATCTTCAAACTCAATGTTGAGAAATTCCAAAGAGAGTTTAGATTTCAACGATTCAGATTACGCATCGTCTCGTGTTTCTTTCTCAAAAAACAACAACGAACCTATTGCAACTTTCAACATGGATGCTGATGACTGTGAACCGGTTGAGCCGGTCAAAAAAGAGTCCATTAGGAAAGGGAAGAAAGGGTCGTGTTACCGGTGTTTGAAAGGTAACAGGTTAACGGAGAAAGAAGCGTGTCTTGTTTGTGATGCAAAGTATTGTGGGAATTGTGTGTTGAGAGGTATGGGATCAATGCCAGAAGGTAGAAAATGTGTTGGTTGTATTGGATATCCGATTAACGAGTCTAAAAGGGGTAGTTTGGGAAAATGTTCTAGGATGCTTAAAAGACTGCTTAATCGTTTGGAGGTTAGACAGGTAATGAAGGCTGAGAGTTTATGTGAAGTGAATCAGCTTCCTCCTAACTGTGTTTGTGTTAATGGAAATCCTCTTTCATTTGAGGAATTAGTTACATTGCAAAACTGTTCTAACCCTCCTAAAAAATTAAAGCCAGGGAACTATTGGTATGATAAAGTATCTGGTTTTTGGGGGAAG GAAGGACAGAAGCCTTGTAGTATTATTAGTCCTCATTTGAATGTTGGAGGTCCCATCAAACCGGATGCTAGCAATGGAAACACTCAGGTTTTCATCAATGGTCGAGAAATAACAAAAGTAGAGCTTCGGATGTTGCAG TTGGCGGGGGTTCAGTGTGCTGGTAACCCACATTTTTGGGTCAATGAAGATGGTTCATATCAAGAAGAGGGACAAAAGAATACCAGAGGATATATATGGGGAAAG GCTGGAACAAAGCTTGTATGCGTCTTCCTTTCCCTGCCAGTTCCTTCGAAATATTCAACTTCATGCGGGTTTCTATCCTCCAATGTGGTTACCAGAACGGTTCCTGATTACGTTGAGCATGGAATAGTTCACAAGTTCCTCTTAGTTGGTTATAGTGGTTCTGGGACAAGCACTATTTTTAAGCAG gCCAAGATTCTTTACAAAAACACCCCCTTCTCAGAAGATGAACGTGGAAATATAAAGTTGACTATTCAGATCAATGTCTATGCCTATCTTGGCATACTCCTTGAGGGTCGTGAGCGTTTTGAAGAAGAAAGTCTGGGGAATTTAAAGAAAAGTCAATCTTTACTTTATACTACAG GAAGCAGTCCAAAACTTGGCAGCAAGACAATTTATTCGATTGGCACAAGACTGAAAGCATTCTCTGATTGGCTGCTGAAAACAATGGTTTCAGGCAAGCTTGATGCTATCTTTCCAGCCGCTACTTGTGAATATGCTCCATTGATAGAGGAGTTATGGAATGATTCGGCCATTAAAGCCACTTATGAAAGaagaaatgaaattgaaatgcTACCCAGTGTTGCCAGTTATTTCTTAGAGCGG GCTGTTCAGATACTGAAGACTGATTATGAACCCTCGGATTTAGATATCCTTTATGCTGAAGGAGTTACTTCATCCAATGGGCTGGCTAGTGTAGAGTTTTCATTTCCTCAATCAGCTCCTGAGGAAACGGGTGACACTGCTGATCTACATGATTCTTTGGCTAg ATATGAGTTAATTACAATACATGCAAGAGGGCTAGGAGAAAATTGCAAGTGGCTAGAAATGTTTGAGGATGTTGGATTGGTCATCTTCTGTGTTTCCTTGAGTGattataatcaattttctaCTGACGGAAATGGTTGTCTGACAAACAAGATGATATTGAGCAGGAAACTTTTTGAAACCATTGTTACTCATCCAACTTTTGAGCAAATGGACTTCCTGTTGATATTAAATAAACTAGACGAGTTTGAGGAGAAAATAGAACATGTTCCACTGACTCAGTGTGACTGGTTCTCTGATTTTCATCCA GGCAAAACTTGTATGTGTCCTCGGTGA